Proteins encoded together in one Epinephelus lanceolatus isolate andai-2023 chromosome 4, ASM4190304v1, whole genome shotgun sequence window:
- the ankk1 gene encoding ankyrin repeat and protein kinase domain-containing protein 1 has protein sequence MDCIGGSPGLLRSFKRDDFEADWIKLAECRFGQVYQVKLKLQQEKYALKSFDTALCATNFYRRLIDEASIIAKVNSKYIVSIYGLCSEPTAVVMEHMSNGSLNNLLASHTLMWPKKFQMIHEASMGMNFLHSMKPPLLHLNLKTSNVLLDAHLHVKISDFALVHWEEGMSKKLFMEHLTVRGNISYIPPETFTQCPDPPGTTFDVYSFGIVMWEILTQQKPHAGCSMTTVLLQVSHGKRPCVEMIPEQRPRECDQMISIMKQCWDQDHGRRPQFSDTVRKIETLSGVLKIPGPTQGQENGDEGQESYYPQLVSPKHKIALPEMADLPSDDHHGKDSILSLLCKKDFGSFRESVKREHVYTKFSGEKSLLHYTVASGDAESVEHVLSLGAEVNCSTAGGYTPLIMAVLHRLHDIIPLLMEHGAAATQGDADQWTPLHFAAQNGDDRTVRLLLDKGAVADAREKTGWMPLHLACQNGHEAVVRLLLSRLSEEAVREQEAQGRTPLHLASAYGHQNIAKLLLSQGADPNATDCSLSTALHLSAEDGHNRVVRQLLKSGVNTDSADSRGYTPLHLAAMRGHTGICRQLLSNGANPDSRSLQGWTPIHLAALRGHEATVVQLESQGSCVNAGGKNGWTPLHLACHQGEPEVVAKLLEAKADPNVSEDSEGWTPLHVACSSASLPSVLHLISHHADVNSVNSGKLTPLHMAAQNGYMPIVKALLVNGADRTLRDSSGSTALNIAQKCEKWEIVQLLEE, from the exons ATGGATTGCATTGGCGGATCCCCTGGGCTGTTGAGGAGCTTCAAGAGGGACGACTTTGAGGCTGACTGGATTAAATTGGCAGAATGCAGATTTGGTCAAGTGTACCAGGTCAAACTGAAGCTCCAGCAGGAAAAATATGCCTTGAAGAGCTTTGACACAGCCTTGTGTGCAACTAACTTTTACAG GAGACTAATAGACGAGGCATCCATCATAGCAAAAGTGAATTCCAAGTACATCGTGTCCATCTACGGACTGTGCAGTGAGCCGACTGCTGTGGTGATGGAGCACATGAGTAATGGATCACTGAACAATCTCCTAGCCAGTCACACTTTAATGTGGCCAAAGAAGTTCCAGATGATTCACGAGGCCTCTATGGGAATGAATTTCCTTCACAGCATGAAACCTCCACTTCTCCATCTCAACCTCAAGACATCCAACGTCCTGCTAGATGCACACCTCCACGTCAAG ATTTCAGATTTTGCTTTAGTCCACTGGGAAGAGGGCATGAGCAAGAAGTTGTTCATGGAGCATCTGACAGTGAGAGGAAACATAAGTTACATTCCTCCAGAGACATTCACTCAGTGCCCCGATCCTCCAGGAACTACCTTTGATGTTTACAG CTTTGGCATAGTAATGTGGGAGATCCTGACTCAGCAGAAACCACACGCAG GGTGCAGCATGACCACAGTGCTCTTACAGGTTTCACACGGTAAGAGACCCTGTGTGGAGATGATACCCGAACAGAGGCCCCGCGAGTGTGATCAGATGATCAGCATCATGAAGCAGTGCTGGGACCAGGATCACGGGAGGAGGCCACAGTTCTCAG ACACTGTGAGGAAAATTGAGACTCTTAGTGGAGTCTTGAAGATCCCAGGACCAACCCAAGGCCAGGAAAATGGTGACGAGGGACAGGAATCATATTACCCTCAGCTGGTTTCCCCAAAACATAAA ATTGCTCTGCCTGAGATGGCTGACCTTCCCTCAG ATGACCATCATGGCAAGGACAGcattctctctctgctgtgcaAAAAGGACTTTGGCAGTTTCAGAGAGTCTGTGAAAAGAGAACATGTATACACAAAGTTTTCAGGTGAAAAGAGCCTCCTACACTACACAGTTGCCAGCGGGGATGCGGAGAGTGTTGAGCATGTCTTGAGCCTGGGTGCTGAAGTCAACTGTTCGACTGCCGGAGGTTACACTCCTCTTATTATGGCTGTCCTTCACAG GCTACATGACATCATCCCTTTGTTGATGGAACATGGTGCAGCTGCCACCCAGGGAGATGCGGACCAGTGGACACCACTCCATTTTGCTGCTCAGAACGGCGATGACAGGACTGTGCGTCTCCTGTTGGACAAAGGAGCTGTGGCGGATGCCCGGGAAAAAACCGGTTGGATGCCCCTCCACCTGGCCTGCCAGAATGGCCATGAAGCAGTGGTGCGCCTGCTGCTTTCACGGCTGTCAGAGGAAGCAGTCAGAGAACAGGAGGCACAAGGGAGGACACCGCTCCACCTTGCCTCCGCTTACGGGCATCAGAATATTGCCAAGCTCCTCCTCTCTCAGGGAGCAGATCCCAACGCTACCGACTGCTCTCTCTCCACTGCTCTTCACTTATCAGCTGAAGATGGCCATAACAGAGTAGTCAGACAGTTGCTGAAGAGTGGGGTGAATACTGACAGTGCAGACAGCAGAGGCTACACTCCACTCCACCTGGCTGCTATGAGGGGTCACACAGGCATATGCAGGCAGCTGTTGTCGAACGGGGCCAACCCAGACTCCAGAAGCCTCCAAGGTTGGACTCCCATCCACCTGGCTGCTCTACGGGGACATGAAGCCACGGTGGTCCAGCTGGAGAGTCAGGGTTCTTGTGTTAATGCGGGAGGTAAGAATGGATGGACCCCACTCCACCTCGCCTGCCACCAGGGTGAGCCAGAAGTCGTGGCAAAGCTTCTGGAAGCCAAAGCTGACCCAAATGTGTCAGAGGACAGTGAAGGATGGACACCGCTACATGTAGCTTGTTCCAGTGCCAGTTTACCAAGTGTCCTCCACTTGATATCGCATCATGCAGATGTCAACTCAGTAAACTCTGGAAAGTTAACACCTTTACACATGGCTGCCCAGAATGGCTACATGCCCATTGTAAAGGCTCTGCTGGTGAATGGAGCCGACAGGACTCTGAGGGACTCTTCGGGATCCACAGCTCTGAATATCGCCCAGAAGTGTGAAAAATGGGAAATAGTTCAACTACTGGAGGAGTGA